A single region of the Cereibacter sphaeroides 2.4.1 genome encodes:
- a CDS encoding class II aldolase/adducin family protein produces the protein MNEMSDLSDLAKREEIIRQCLEMNRSGLNQGTSGNISVRHGEGMLITPTSLPYDTLVPEDIVFVSMEGEVRGRHKPSSEWRFHRDILRERADVNAVVHAHPTYCTTLAIMNREIPSIHYMLAVVGGPNIRCAPYAIYGSEELSRNAVEALHDRKACLLEHHGMIAVGKSLAQAMWLAVEVETLARQYHGCLQIGEPRLLSERQIQDVIDKIAGYGHQG, from the coding sequence ATGAACGAGATGAGCGATCTGTCCGACCTCGCCAAGCGCGAAGAGATCATCCGCCAGTGTCTCGAGATGAACCGCTCGGGCCTCAATCAGGGCACCTCGGGCAACATCTCTGTGCGCCATGGCGAGGGGATGCTGATCACCCCCACGTCGCTGCCCTACGACACGCTGGTGCCCGAGGACATCGTCTTCGTCTCGATGGAGGGCGAGGTGCGGGGCCGGCACAAGCCGTCGAGCGAATGGCGCTTTCACCGCGACATCCTGCGCGAGCGGGCGGACGTGAATGCGGTGGTGCATGCGCATCCGACCTACTGCACCACGCTCGCCATCATGAACCGCGAGATCCCCTCGATCCACTACATGCTGGCGGTGGTGGGCGGCCCGAACATCCGCTGCGCGCCCTACGCGATCTACGGTTCGGAGGAGCTGTCGCGGAACGCGGTCGAGGCGCTGCACGACCGCAAGGCGTGCCTTCTCGAACATCACGGCATGATCGCCGTGGGCAAGAGCCTCGCGCAGGCCATGTGGCTCGCCGTCGAGGTCGAGACGCTGGCCCGGCAGTATCACGGCTGCCTTCAGATCGGCGAGCCGCGGCTGCTGAGCGAGCGGCAGATCCAGGACGTGATCGACAAGATCGCCGGCTACGGCCACCAGGGCTGA
- a CDS encoding sugar ABC transporter substrate-binding protein: MTTKTAKGLTIALLLLATLSPALAEELTLEGKTIGITAIGTDHDWDLKAYQAQIAEIERLGGTAIALDAGRNDQTQVSQIQTLIAQKPDAIIEQLGNLDVLNPWLQKINDAGIPLFTVDTATPHAINNTTSNNYSIGAELALQMVADLGGKGNVLVFNGFYSVPVCKIRYDQMKYVLEAFPDVKIIEPELRDVIPNTIQSAYSNVTDMLTKYPNEGDVGAIWACWDVPMIGATQALQAAGRTDIRTYGVDGSPEFVEMVADPESPAGAVAAQQPSEIGKLAVQNVARHLAGQEVKPFTFAPAVLITKENAAETAADFLPK, from the coding sequence ATGACGACCAAGACCGCGAAGGGCCTGACGATTGCGCTTCTGCTGCTCGCGACCCTGTCGCCCGCGCTGGCCGAGGAGCTGACGCTCGAAGGCAAGACGATCGGCATCACCGCGATCGGCACCGATCACGACTGGGACCTCAAGGCCTATCAGGCGCAGATCGCCGAGATCGAGCGGCTGGGCGGAACGGCCATCGCGCTCGATGCGGGCCGCAACGACCAGACCCAGGTGAGCCAGATCCAGACGCTGATCGCGCAGAAGCCCGATGCGATCATCGAGCAGCTGGGCAACCTCGACGTGCTGAACCCGTGGCTGCAGAAGATCAACGACGCGGGCATCCCGCTCTTCACCGTCGATACGGCGACCCCGCACGCGATCAACAACACCACCTCGAACAACTATTCCATCGGGGCGGAGCTGGCGCTGCAGATGGTGGCGGATCTGGGCGGCAAGGGCAATGTGCTGGTTTTCAACGGCTTCTATTCGGTGCCGGTCTGCAAGATCCGCTACGACCAGATGAAATACGTTCTCGAGGCCTTCCCGGACGTGAAGATCATCGAGCCCGAGCTGCGCGACGTGATCCCGAACACGATTCAGTCGGCCTATTCCAACGTCACCGACATGCTGACCAAATACCCCAACGAGGGCGATGTCGGCGCCATCTGGGCCTGCTGGGACGTGCCGATGATCGGCGCCACGCAGGCGCTGCAGGCGGCCGGGCGCACCGACATCCGCACCTATGGCGTGGACGGCAGCCCCGAGTTCGTCGAGATGGTGGCCGATCCCGAGAGCCCCGCGGGCGCGGTGGCGGCGCAGCAGCCCTCCGAGATCGGCAAGCTCGCGGTGCAGAACGTGGCGCGTCACCTCGCGGGGCAGGAGGTGAAGCCCTTCACCTTCGCGCCGGCGGTGCTCATCACCAAGGAGAATGCGGCCGAGACCGCCGCGGACTTCCTGCCGAAGTAA
- a CDS encoding sugar ABC transporter ATP-binding protein, with product MSGLAIDMTGISKAFGPVKALVDADLRVARGTIHGLVGQNGAGKSTIIKVLAGILKPDSGRITINGTRVESLTPASVERLGVHFIHQERLLVPTATVAEAVFLNYELRFGPFLRPGAMKRRAEELIRTHFGLELPGDTLVRDLTTAQQKIVQITRALAQEAQVLVLDEPTAALVKREVDSLFAVLRNLRAQGIAVIFISHYMQEIEDLCDEVTVMRNGTDVGVVRPGETSIDEIVSMMIARDVGEMFPCRSHALGAPVLRVEGLSQAGHFRNVSFEVRAGEVLGITGLLGSGVKELVECLFGLEQPDAGSVTIDGEVRRFANPGRAVQGRVALVPEDRRAHGVATDMSVRDNITIASLERYMTRGFVSRARENEAVDGFIRELSIKTPHRDQLVRNLSGGNQQKVALAKWLSCQSRVYVLDEPTVAVDVGAKVEIYTLLNRLAAEGAAILFLSSDLLEIAGFCDRALVVYRGTLNGEFAGETLDSDLLLAAASGARAQRKEA from the coding sequence ATGAGCGGTCTCGCCATCGACATGACCGGCATCTCCAAGGCCTTCGGGCCGGTGAAGGCGCTGGTCGACGCCGACCTCCGCGTGGCGCGCGGCACGATCCACGGGCTCGTGGGCCAGAACGGCGCCGGCAAATCGACGATCATCAAGGTGCTGGCCGGGATCCTGAAACCCGACAGCGGCCGTATCACCATCAACGGCACCCGGGTGGAGAGCCTGACGCCCGCCTCGGTCGAGCGGCTGGGCGTCCATTTCATCCATCAGGAGCGGCTTCTCGTGCCGACGGCCACCGTGGCCGAGGCGGTGTTCCTGAACTACGAGCTGCGCTTCGGCCCCTTCCTGCGCCCCGGCGCGATGAAGCGGCGCGCCGAAGAGCTGATCCGCACCCATTTCGGGCTCGAGCTGCCGGGCGACACGCTGGTGCGCGACCTGACGACCGCGCAGCAGAAGATCGTGCAGATCACCCGGGCGCTGGCGCAGGAGGCGCAGGTGCTCGTGCTGGACGAGCCGACCGCGGCGCTCGTGAAGCGCGAGGTGGACAGCCTCTTTGCGGTGCTGCGCAATCTGCGGGCGCAGGGCATCGCCGTGATCTTCATCTCGCACTACATGCAGGAGATCGAGGATCTCTGCGACGAGGTGACCGTGATGCGCAACGGCACCGACGTGGGCGTCGTGCGCCCCGGCGAGACCTCGATCGACGAGATCGTCTCGATGATGATCGCCCGCGACGTGGGCGAGATGTTCCCCTGCCGCAGCCACGCGCTCGGCGCGCCGGTGCTGCGGGTCGAGGGCCTGTCTCAGGCGGGCCATTTCCGCAACGTGAGCTTCGAGGTCCGCGCGGGCGAGGTGCTGGGCATCACGGGCCTCCTCGGCTCGGGCGTGAAGGAGCTGGTCGAGTGCCTCTTCGGCCTTGAGCAGCCCGATGCGGGCAGCGTCACCATCGACGGCGAGGTGCGCCGCTTCGCCAATCCGGGCCGGGCGGTGCAGGGCCGGGTGGCCCTCGTCCCCGAGGACCGGCGGGCGCATGGCGTGGCCACCGACATGTCGGTGCGCGACAACATCACCATCGCGAGCCTCGAGCGTTACATGACCCGCGGCTTCGTCTCCCGCGCGCGGGAGAACGAGGCGGTGGACGGCTTCATCCGCGAGCTCTCGATCAAGACGCCGCACCGCGACCAGCTGGTGCGCAACCTCTCGGGCGGCAACCAGCAGAAGGTGGCTCTCGCCAAATGGCTCTCGTGCCAGAGCCGGGTCTATGTGCTCGACGAGCCGACCGTCGCCGTCGATGTGGGCGCCAAGGTCGAGATCTACACGCTGCTCAACCGGCTGGCGGCGGAAGGGGCGGCGATCCTCTTCCTCTCCTCCGACCTGCTCGAGATCGCGGGCTTCTGCGACCGCGCCCTCGTCGTCTACCGCGGCACGCTGAACGGCGAGTTCGCGGGCGAGACGCTCGACAGCGACCTGCTCCTGGCCGCCGCCTCGGGCGCGCGGGCCCAACGAAAGGAGGCCTGA